A section of the Paenibacillus odorifer genome encodes:
- a CDS encoding undecaprenyl-diphosphate phosphatase — protein sequence MDTITAIILAIVEGITEFIPVSSTGHMILTSKLLGFDEQDSIMKTYEIVIQLGAILAIALVYRERVLNLLGIGRKNSGRGGVMPASRLNLIHVILGIAPALAVAFFARDFIKSLFGATTVLWALVAGGILMIIAEWVNRRKIRVTAHELDDLSYGQALAIGMYQIISVLWPGFSRSGSTISGGMLSGVSYKASADFSFLIAIPIMCAASGYELLDSYKNFTSETIGYFVIGFLISFVVAYVVVILFMKLIQKIRLTHFAIYRFILAAIFWLFIMR from the coding sequence ATGGACACGATTACAGCTATTATTTTAGCAATTGTCGAAGGGATCACTGAATTTATTCCTGTTTCTTCTACAGGACACATGATCTTGACCTCGAAGCTTCTGGGCTTTGATGAGCAGGATTCGATTATGAAGACTTATGAAATCGTTATTCAGCTAGGGGCAATATTGGCGATTGCGCTTGTTTACCGCGAGCGTGTGCTTAATTTGCTGGGCATTGGGCGTAAGAACTCAGGAAGAGGCGGTGTGATGCCGGCGTCTCGTTTGAACTTAATCCATGTAATACTTGGGATTGCCCCAGCACTAGCTGTGGCATTTTTTGCCCGCGATTTTATAAAAAGTCTCTTTGGGGCCACGACTGTTCTTTGGGCGCTTGTCGCCGGAGGGATTCTAATGATTATCGCAGAATGGGTAAATAGACGCAAAATTAGAGTTACAGCGCATGAGCTAGACGATCTTTCCTACGGACAGGCGCTGGCTATCGGGATGTATCAGATTATTTCAGTGCTTTGGCCAGGATTTTCCCGTTCGGGATCTACGATCTCCGGAGGGATGTTAAGTGGAGTTAGTTATAAAGCTTCTGCGGATTTCTCCTTCCTTATAGCCATTCCTATTATGTGTGCGGCTTCCGGATATGAACTGTTGGATTCTTATAAGAACTTCACTAGTGAGACGATTGGCTATTTTGTAATTGGATTTCTGATTTCTTTTGTAGTGGCTTATGTAGTGGTCATTTTGTTTATGAAATTGATTCAAAAGATTAGATTGACGCATTTCGCGATCTACAGATTTATTCTTGCTGCTATATTCTGGTTGTTTATTATGCGTTAA
- a CDS encoding HD-GYP domain-containing protein, giving the protein MRLVSVNQLQAGMKLGKKIYNDEGLTLLADGVELTDALIKRLARIDIGYIYIEDSVTDDVEIIGMLQDETRNQALKVIRNQFQQMTGASGISKGFYHLDKKFSKIMDSILDDLSLQEDPMIMLLDMHTADNYLYVHSLNVCLYTLVLGIAHGYSKEELRVIGLGALLHDIGKTQVPIKIIQKPGKLSEDEFRHMQAHTEIGYQILKEEPNIPLLAAHCALQHHERIDGSGYPRGLKGPQIHEYAKWLGVADSYDAMTSNRVYKKAMLPHQAVEALYVGSGTLYEQKQLELFRDRVAIYPLGLTVKLSTGESGVVVKIDPSTPHRPIVRVLTGPEGEKVVPFERDLGKALSVVIVDVADQGDSVGTPKY; this is encoded by the coding sequence GTGCGTTTAGTATCCGTGAATCAGCTTCAAGCAGGCATGAAATTAGGTAAAAAAATATATAATGATGAAGGTCTAACTCTCCTCGCGGATGGGGTGGAGCTTACTGATGCGTTGATCAAGAGGCTTGCAAGAATTGACATCGGTTATATTTACATAGAGGACTCTGTCACGGACGATGTTGAGATTATAGGTATGCTTCAAGATGAGACGCGCAATCAGGCACTGAAGGTGATTCGTAATCAGTTTCAGCAAATGACAGGCGCTTCAGGAATAAGTAAGGGATTCTACCATCTGGATAAAAAATTCTCAAAAATCATGGATAGCATCCTGGATGATTTGTCTTTACAAGAAGATCCGATGATCATGCTGCTTGATATGCACACTGCTGATAACTACTTGTACGTCCATTCCCTGAACGTCTGCTTGTACACTTTGGTGCTTGGCATTGCGCATGGGTACAGCAAAGAGGAGCTTCGAGTGATTGGTCTGGGTGCGCTGCTGCATGATATTGGCAAGACCCAAGTCCCGATAAAAATCATTCAAAAACCCGGCAAGCTCAGTGAAGATGAATTTCGGCATATGCAGGCACACACCGAGATCGGGTATCAGATTCTCAAGGAAGAACCGAATATCCCGCTGCTCGCGGCTCATTGTGCGCTTCAGCATCATGAACGCATTGACGGATCCGGATATCCGCGGGGATTAAAAGGACCTCAAATTCATGAATATGCCAAATGGTTGGGCGTGGCTGATTCCTACGATGCCATGACCTCCAACCGGGTCTACAAAAAGGCTATGCTGCCACATCAAGCCGTTGAGGCGCTTTATGTAGGTTCCGGTACATTGTATGAGCAGAAGCAGCTAGAGTTATTTAGAGATCGTGTGGCTATCTATCCACTTGGTCTTACGGTGAAGCTCAGTACGGGTGAAAGTGGAGTTGTTGTCAAAATAGATCCAAGTACGCCTCACAGACCGATCGTACGTGTGCTTACAGGGCCTGAAGGAGAGAAAGTCGTACCGTTCGAAAGGGATCTAGGAAAAGCCCTCTCCGTTGTTATCGTTGACGTCGCAGATCAAGGCGATTCTGTGGGAACGCCAAAATATTAA
- the yfkAB gene encoding radical SAM/CxCxxxxC motif protein YfkAB, with product MNVLRPLTSSTKELSPSYDPWDPITSLRKHGRHVLTSVEFTVTNLCNMRCEHCAVGDSLTSREGDMLPLKNMLDRLDEVEHLETISITGGEPMFLAGTVDNIIVPLLKYAKERGIRSQINSNLTMPYARYEKLLPYLDVMHISFNYVNGDDFHEVGFANSGHAVSKESAYRLYNAMIENSRRLSEDGMLISAETMINYRTHTKLPEIHKLILDMGAKRHEVHPMYNSSFASALPVLSLNEMRTAIHKLLDTRDPEIWMLFGTLPFFACSFLEEDQKLISRMRAEKNVTLRNDPDGRNRVNVNMFTGDVFVTDFADIAAFGNIENQKLDDIFIDWQTKHPLNQKVNCHCDAAGCCGPNLLVADMYYPEVDFKTRKAINL from the coding sequence ATGAATGTTTTAAGACCATTAACATCTTCAACGAAGGAGCTGTCGCCAAGCTACGATCCATGGGATCCCATTACTTCTTTACGCAAGCATGGACGCCATGTGCTTACGAGTGTGGAATTTACAGTAACCAATTTATGTAATATGCGGTGTGAACACTGTGCGGTAGGTGATAGTTTAACCTCTAGAGAAGGGGATATGCTGCCACTTAAAAATATGTTGGACCGTTTAGATGAAGTAGAGCATCTGGAGACTATTAGTATTACCGGCGGAGAGCCTATGTTTTTGGCCGGAACGGTGGATAATATCATAGTGCCGCTCTTAAAGTATGCCAAAGAGCGGGGGATTAGATCGCAAATTAATTCTAATCTGACGATGCCGTATGCTCGATATGAAAAGCTGCTTCCGTATTTGGACGTTATGCATATTTCTTTTAATTATGTGAACGGAGACGATTTTCATGAAGTTGGTTTTGCCAACAGCGGGCATGCTGTTTCAAAGGAAAGTGCATATCGGTTATATAATGCAATGATTGAGAATTCTCGACGGCTAAGTGAGGATGGTATGCTAATTTCTGCGGAAACTATGATTAATTACCGTACACATACTAAGCTGCCTGAAATTCATAAGTTGATTCTCGATATGGGCGCCAAACGGCATGAGGTACATCCTATGTACAACTCCAGCTTTGCTTCGGCGTTGCCAGTGTTGTCCTTGAATGAAATGCGGACGGCAATCCATAAACTACTGGATACCCGTGATCCGGAGATTTGGATGCTGTTTGGGACCCTTCCGTTTTTTGCTTGCAGCTTCCTGGAAGAAGACCAGAAGCTGATAAGCAGAATGCGCGCCGAGAAGAATGTTACCCTTCGCAATGATCCGGATGGCCGGAATCGAGTGAACGTAAACATGTTTACGGGCGATGTTTTTGTTACAGATTTCGCTGATATCGCAGCCTTTGGCAACATCGAGAACCAAAAGCTGGATGATATATTTATCGATTGGCAGACTAAACACCCGCTGAACCAAAAGGTGAACTGCCACTGCGATGCAGCAGGCTGCTGCGGACCTAATCTGTTAGTGGCGGATATGTATTATCCGGAAGTTGACTTCAAAACTAGAAAAGCGATCAATCTGTAG
- a CDS encoding hemolysin family protein: MHTEFEVGRLLLNLLLVLVLVLLNGIFVAAEFSLVKVRQSRLTQLVSEGNKMAGYALKVNKRLDSYLSATQFGITLASLGLGWVGEPAISELLVEPLMYQMGITDHTLISTVSVIIGFSIITFLHIVLGELAPKSLAIQRTEGSALLLSAPLMFFYNVFMPFIWVLNASANALLRLVGVEPANESEAAHSEEEIRILMNQSAKSGVIDKDEMKLMDNIFEFSDLLAREVMLPRTDMDVLYSNLSLEENMKIITETRHSRYPVALEDKDRIIGFIHITDLLFAPPEQQNDLTTLVRPILNVPESMEISHTLRFMQKNKAQLTLVVDEYGGTAGLLTAEEILEEIVGDLHDEFEDERPSVEHNGEYISVEGRMLIEDVNDLTGVVIEDDEVDSIGGWLFKELEGNPTKGKRVKVEDVIFEVEESTRLRITRINIHREPRVADEETSSKLDEDKE, from the coding sequence GTGCATACGGAATTTGAAGTAGGGAGATTATTGCTTAATCTTTTGCTGGTTCTGGTGCTCGTATTATTGAACGGTATTTTTGTAGCAGCGGAATTTTCATTAGTTAAGGTCAGGCAGTCCCGCCTGACCCAACTTGTCAGTGAAGGTAATAAAATGGCTGGATATGCTCTGAAAGTAAATAAGAGACTGGACTCCTATTTATCCGCCACTCAGTTTGGGATAACACTTGCATCGCTGGGCTTAGGTTGGGTTGGAGAGCCCGCGATTTCTGAGCTGTTGGTCGAACCTTTAATGTACCAGATGGGGATCACCGATCATACCCTGATTTCTACTGTATCTGTGATTATTGGATTTTCGATCATTACATTTTTACATATTGTACTTGGGGAGCTTGCTCCTAAATCGCTCGCGATTCAAAGAACAGAAGGTTCGGCACTGTTGTTATCTGCACCCCTGATGTTCTTCTATAATGTGTTCATGCCTTTTATCTGGGTGCTGAACGCTTCAGCCAACGCGTTGCTTCGGTTAGTTGGTGTGGAGCCTGCAAATGAAAGTGAAGCAGCACACTCGGAAGAGGAAATACGTATTTTGATGAATCAGAGCGCCAAGAGTGGCGTCATTGACAAAGATGAAATGAAACTAATGGATAATATCTTTGAATTCTCAGATCTGCTTGCACGTGAAGTCATGCTGCCTCGTACAGATATGGATGTGCTTTACAGCAATCTTTCGTTAGAAGAAAATATGAAGATTATTACCGAAACGAGACATTCACGTTATCCGGTTGCTCTGGAAGATAAGGACCGTATTATCGGTTTTATTCATATTACCGACCTGTTGTTTGCTCCACCGGAGCAGCAGAATGATCTTACAACTCTGGTTCGGCCTATCCTTAACGTTCCGGAATCGATGGAGATCAGTCATACTCTTCGTTTTATGCAGAAGAATAAGGCGCAGCTAACGTTGGTTGTCGATGAATATGGCGGCACAGCAGGTTTGCTGACAGCAGAAGAGATTCTGGAAGAAATCGTAGGAGATCTGCATGACGAGTTCGAAGATGAGCGTCCAAGTGTGGAACATAACGGGGAGTATATCTCTGTTGAGGGCCGGATGCTGATTGAGGATGTCAACGATCTTACGGGTGTTGTGATTGAAGATGATGAGGTGGATTCCATCGGCGGCTGGTTGTTTAAGGAGCTGGAGGGTAATCCAACCAAAGGAAAACGTGTCAAAGTTGAAGATGTTATTTTTGAAGTCGAGGAATCGACAAGATTGCGTATCACTAGAATTAATATCCACCGGGAACCCCGTGTTGCGGATGAAGAAACCTCATCAAAATTGGACGAGGATAAAGAATAA
- a CDS encoding response regulator transcription factor, which produces MKKKLLLVEDEIRIRELVSDYFLQNDWEVLEADNGRDALVWFDSLLPDLLILDIMMPAMNGFEVCREVREKSAVPIILLTAKSTDDDKIYGFELGADDYVTKPFSPKVLVARANALMKRVEGTHQPEFGIIKFGSAMFNTLAHRLEVEDEEVELTPKEYDLLWLLIRNKGIVISRDTILSRIWGIEFEGDSRVVDSHIKKLRSKLGYESRFIRTVIGTGYMFEEEA; this is translated from the coding sequence TTGAAAAAGAAACTTCTTCTCGTTGAGGATGAAATTCGTATTCGTGAACTGGTATCTGATTATTTCTTACAGAATGATTGGGAAGTACTTGAAGCGGATAATGGAAGAGATGCATTGGTTTGGTTTGATTCACTGCTGCCGGATCTGCTGATTCTGGATATCATGATGCCTGCTATGAATGGCTTTGAAGTGTGCCGTGAAGTTCGTGAGAAATCAGCGGTACCCATCATTTTGTTAACCGCCAAGTCTACAGATGACGACAAAATCTATGGATTTGAATTAGGAGCCGATGATTATGTTACAAAACCATTTAGTCCAAAGGTGCTGGTAGCCCGGGCAAATGCACTCATGAAGCGGGTTGAAGGCACCCATCAGCCTGAATTTGGCATAATAAAATTTGGTTCCGCGATGTTTAATACCTTAGCTCATCGGTTGGAGGTAGAAGATGAGGAAGTGGAGCTTACCCCTAAGGAATATGATCTTTTATGGCTTTTAATACGAAATAAAGGGATTGTCATTTCAAGGGATACGATCCTCAGTCGGATCTGGGGAATTGAATTTGAAGGAGATTCCAGAGTTGTGGACAGTCATATTAAAAAGCTGCGAAGTAAATTGGGTTATGAATCACGTTTTATTCGTACGGTAATTGGCACAGGATACATGTTCGAGGAAGAGGCATGA
- a CDS encoding sensor histidine kinase yields the protein MRRRGITFKLFVMTVIFFLCFYGMVILSQLLLFDNFYQKQKEHRVEKHLKSFAARYISEPWGSTRTSQELVRFMLRNKTQMVILKLDGKMNSEDPFHIKLIDDDGKSMVVSLSLFMNQYGDSLRAANIKVDDQLSVEGELLDEDSASPVILYPISITKKGGGTIGETGETGTIHASGTVAEVVLPDLKIWNPRQGILFEALEEWFPLTSAQAEDFKNLKIQKQDWIAPWSGSRNSVVILPLKQSNGEIELLFTVTSLQEVKDSNDALRWFFLYLGMGGFVLILVLSLFFSKMVTRPLIKLNKIAKRMVSLDFTGDTSIRQKDELGSLSNSMFTLSLSLDSALRELREANQQLVEDMEQKQRMEIMQQDFFANASHELKTPLSIIKGFAEGLEDGVSAGKQDHYIKVIIEEADKMEFLVKNMLDLARLESGTIKLRKTSFMLSELTEKVTDKLVHLLIEKHLEVIIIPANELPVYADVNWIEQVMLNFMTNAIRHAEERSSITVNIESHAQTIVFTIQNIGESIPEDQLEQIWERFYRLEPSRSRMTGGTGLGLSIAKRILDMHACLYTVKNTENGVSFTVTFVG from the coding sequence ATGAGAAGACGGGGAATTACTTTTAAACTGTTTGTGATGACCGTTATCTTTTTCCTTTGCTTCTATGGCATGGTGATTCTAAGCCAATTGCTGTTGTTTGACAATTTCTATCAGAAGCAAAAAGAGCACCGCGTGGAGAAACACCTTAAGAGCTTTGCGGCAAGATATATAAGTGAGCCATGGGGAAGCACTCGAACCTCTCAGGAGCTTGTCCGGTTTATGCTGCGGAATAAAACACAAATGGTTATTTTGAAGCTGGATGGAAAGATGAATTCAGAAGATCCATTTCATATAAAGCTAATCGATGATGACGGGAAGAGTATGGTTGTTTCTTTATCCCTATTCATGAATCAGTACGGAGATTCACTAAGAGCAGCAAACATTAAAGTAGATGATCAGTTGAGCGTGGAAGGCGAACTTTTGGACGAAGACAGTGCTTCACCCGTTATACTCTACCCCATAAGTATTACAAAAAAAGGGGGCGGAACAATAGGGGAGACGGGAGAGACTGGGACGATTCATGCATCTGGTACTGTTGCAGAAGTTGTACTGCCTGATTTGAAAATATGGAATCCACGCCAGGGAATACTGTTTGAGGCTCTAGAGGAATGGTTTCCTTTGACATCGGCGCAGGCAGAAGACTTCAAAAATTTGAAAATACAGAAACAAGACTGGATTGCTCCCTGGAGTGGGAGTCGCAATTCTGTGGTTATTCTGCCCCTGAAGCAAAGTAACGGAGAAATTGAATTACTATTCACAGTCACTTCATTACAGGAAGTTAAGGATTCGAACGATGCGTTGCGTTGGTTCTTTTTATATCTGGGAATGGGTGGTTTTGTCCTGATTCTGGTGCTTTCTCTCTTTTTCTCGAAAATGGTAACGCGTCCGCTAATTAAATTAAATAAAATAGCCAAACGTATGGTTTCTCTGGATTTTACAGGGGACACATCGATTCGGCAGAAGGATGAGTTAGGCAGCCTTTCTAACAGCATGTTCACCTTATCACTAAGTCTGGATTCTGCTTTACGAGAGTTAAGAGAGGCCAATCAGCAGCTAGTTGAGGATATGGAGCAGAAACAAAGAATGGAGATCATGCAGCAGGACTTTTTTGCCAACGCCTCCCATGAATTGAAGACACCACTCAGTATTATCAAAGGTTTTGCTGAAGGCTTGGAAGATGGCGTTAGCGCCGGCAAGCAGGATCACTACATTAAGGTAATTATTGAGGAAGCCGATAAAATGGAGTTTCTTGTTAAAAATATGCTAGATCTAGCGCGGTTGGAGTCGGGCACGATTAAACTTCGGAAAACTTCCTTTATGTTAAGTGAACTGACGGAAAAGGTGACGGACAAGCTGGTCCACTTGCTGATTGAAAAACATTTGGAAGTCATCATTATTCCTGCAAATGAATTACCGGTCTATGCGGATGTGAACTGGATCGAACAAGTTATGCTAAATTTTATGACCAATGCTATCAGGCATGCGGAAGAAAGAAGTTCTATCACCGTCAATATTGAGAGTCATGCCCAGACTATTGTATTCACTATTCAAAATATAGGAGAATCAATCCCTGAAGATCAGTTGGAGCAGATCTGGGAGCGGTTCTATCGGTTGGAGCCATCCCGCAGTCGAATGACAGGCGGTACGGGTCTGGGGCTTTCCATTGCGAAGCGAATACTAGATATGCACGCTTGTCTTTATACAGTGAAAAATACGGAGAACGGTGTCAGCTTTACTGTGACCTTTGTAGGTTAA
- the pssA gene encoding CDP-diacylglycerol--serine O-phosphatidyltransferase: MKLNWLPSTCTLGNLGLGSLSLYFTIQERYSLALLMILLAAICDVLDGLLARILQCTSEFGKQLDSLADIISFGLAPTFLILLYRLEDAHWIGPAAAVFFLICGALRLARFNLSAPSKGFVGMPITAAGVILSMISLLDERMKPGLVIGLMALLSVMMISRIPFPSLKKSFNRK, encoded by the coding sequence ATGAAATTGAACTGGTTGCCTTCAACGTGCACACTAGGAAACTTGGGACTAGGATCACTGTCCTTGTATTTTACGATTCAAGAACGATATAGCCTAGCTTTATTAATGATTTTGCTCGCGGCAATATGCGATGTACTGGATGGATTACTGGCAAGAATATTGCAATGTACTAGTGAATTCGGTAAACAATTGGACTCATTGGCGGATATTATATCATTTGGTTTAGCGCCTACCTTCCTTATCTTGTTGTATAGGTTAGAAGATGCCCACTGGATTGGACCTGCAGCTGCAGTTTTCTTTTTGATCTGTGGCGCACTTCGTTTGGCCAGATTTAATCTGTCGGCGCCTTCCAAAGGGTTCGTGGGGATGCCGATTACTGCTGCTGGAGTCATTCTGTCGATGATTTCTTTACTAGATGAACGTATGAAACCAGGACTGGTCATCGGATTAATGGCATTGCTGTCCGTAATGATGATCAGCCGTATCCCATTTCCGTCCCTTAAAAAATCCTTCAACAGGAAGTGA
- a CDS encoding DedA family protein: MPWIIEFISQYGYLAIFGLMAVGIIGLPVPDEVLMLFVGYLSSVMVLDFSLSVLVCFMGSITGMLISYTIGLRLGQPVVAKFGKWVGLTPKRFASMKRWFLRFGNWAIFIAYFIPGLRHVSSYISGISAMSFKKYILITTAGALTWSLLFVSIGFFVGAKFSFL; the protein is encoded by the coding sequence ATGCCTTGGATTATAGAGTTTATTTCACAGTACGGATATTTAGCCATATTTGGCCTTATGGCAGTTGGGATTATCGGACTTCCTGTGCCTGATGAGGTGTTAATGCTGTTTGTAGGCTATTTATCCTCCGTTATGGTTTTGGATTTTTCACTTTCTGTATTGGTTTGTTTCATGGGATCCATCACAGGAATGCTTATCAGCTATACTATTGGTCTAAGGCTAGGGCAACCTGTGGTAGCAAAATTCGGCAAGTGGGTTGGCCTTACACCCAAGCGTTTTGCGAGTATGAAAAGATGGTTTTTGCGGTTCGGAAACTGGGCGATTTTCATTGCTTATTTTATTCCAGGTCTGAGGCATGTATCGAGCTATATCTCTGGAATCAGTGCTATGTCTTTCAAAAAATATATACTTATAACGACTGCAGGAGCGCTAACCTGGTCACTCCTTTTTGTTTCTATCGGCTTTTTTGTGGGGGCTAAGTTTTCCTTTTTATAG
- a CDS encoding AI-2E family transporter — MNVFKRFYANRTTRRFFILALIGLLLYMVRGMLNLVLLTFLIAFVMNSFQIVLSKRIGKFMKVNSKVIIVILYLALIALIVLALVKYLPKVLEQIKQLAIFLTNLKSEDLPQNKITLYLYDMLRDLNYQSYIKRGIDYVLQVSNWGATFVLSTILSFVFILEKNRVVSFTSRMRVSRIAWFYIDLEYFSRKFIVSFGKVIEAQILIAMFNTCLTVIGLWLLNFPYLFALAILIFLLSLIPVVGFLISLIPLLIIGYNIGGLITVTYVLAIIAVLHFIEGYFLNPKLMSTKMNLPMFFTFSVLLFSEHYIGVWGLILGIPIFVFMLDILEITHEDSFKRANP; from the coding sequence ATGAATGTATTCAAGCGATTCTACGCGAATAGGACTACCAGACGCTTTTTTATTCTCGCACTTATCGGGTTGCTGCTGTACATGGTTCGTGGGATGCTTAATCTGGTGTTGCTGACGTTTCTGATTGCTTTTGTCATGAACAGCTTTCAGATTGTGCTCAGTAAACGAATTGGTAAATTCATGAAGGTTAACAGTAAGGTGATTATTGTCATTTTATACCTTGCTTTAATCGCATTGATTGTACTGGCCCTTGTAAAATATCTTCCTAAAGTATTGGAGCAGATTAAGCAATTGGCGATCTTCCTCACCAATCTCAAATCAGAGGATCTTCCGCAGAACAAGATTACATTATATTTGTATGATATGCTCAGGGACCTTAACTATCAGTCCTATATCAAAAGAGGCATCGATTATGTGCTGCAGGTTAGCAACTGGGGTGCAACTTTCGTTCTATCAACCATTTTAAGCTTTGTGTTTATTCTGGAGAAGAACCGGGTCGTCAGTTTCACTTCTAGGATGAGAGTGAGCAGGATTGCCTGGTTTTATATAGATCTGGAGTATTTCAGCCGAAAATTCATCGTTTCCTTTGGGAAAGTAATAGAAGCGCAAATTCTCATTGCCATGTTCAATACCTGTCTTACTGTTATTGGCTTGTGGCTGCTTAACTTCCCGTATTTATTTGCCCTGGCGATTTTGATTTTTCTGCTCAGTCTCATTCCGGTGGTTGGTTTTTTGATTTCGCTCATTCCGCTTTTAATAATTGGTTACAACATCGGCGGTCTTATAACAGTTACTTATGTGCTGGCGATTATTGCGGTGTTGCATTTTATCGAAGGTTATTTCTTGAATCCTAAGCTGATGTCCACAAAAATGAATTTGCCGATGTTCTTCACCTTTAGCGTGTTGTTGTTCTCTGAGCATTATATAGGTGTCTGGGGACTTATTCTTGGTATTCCTATCTTTGTATTTATGTTGGATATCCTTGAGATTACCCACGAAGATTCGTTCAAAAGAGCGAACCCCTAA
- a CDS encoding spore coat associated protein CotJA: MESQLRRYTPFRGPFDPCPPVPFKTYVVPPNQFITFQPPDLPQFSLQEALKYGTLWPALFSPYESKCKGGGK; this comes from the coding sequence ATGGAATCACAGCTGCGGAGGTATACCCCCTTTAGGGGCCCGTTTGATCCTTGCCCACCGGTGCCGTTCAAGACGTATGTAGTTCCACCCAATCAATTTATCACCTTTCAGCCACCCGATTTGCCACAGTTTAGTTTGCAGGAGGCTCTGAAGTATGGAACGCTCTGGCCAGCACTATTTAGTCCGTATGAATCCAAGTGCAAAGGAGGAGGAAAATAG
- a CDS encoding spore coat protein CotJB, with amino-acid sequence MEANPCDQRYYELLEQLQTLDFALVELNLYLNTHPDDLRSIEQFNQLTLERTKLANHFQELYGPLQNFGRAYSKCPWEWNQPPWPWQV; translated from the coding sequence ATGGAGGCAAATCCTTGCGACCAACGTTATTATGAATTGCTTGAACAGTTGCAGACCCTTGATTTTGCCTTAGTGGAGTTGAACTTATATCTAAATACGCATCCTGACGATCTGAGAAGTATTGAACAATTTAATCAGCTTACGCTGGAACGAACCAAGCTAGCGAATCATTTTCAGGAGTTATATGGTCCGCTGCAGAATTTTGGCCGCGCTTATTCTAAATGTCCATGGGAATGGAATCAACCCCCTTGGCCTTGGCAGGTGTAA
- a CDS encoding manganese catalase family protein, with the protein MWIYEKKLQYPVRVGKCDVRMARYLSEQYGGADGELAAALRYMNQRYTIPDKVIGVLNDISTEEFAHLEMIATMIYKLTKDASVCELEEAGLGPHFVAHDHALFYTDASGVPFTAAYIQAKGDPLADLYEDIAAEEKARATYQWLIDMTDDVDLQDSLKFLREREIVHALRFKEAVQIIIDDRNQKRVF; encoded by the coding sequence ATGTGGATATACGAAAAAAAACTGCAATATCCGGTACGGGTGGGTAAATGTGATGTCCGGATGGCGCGTTATTTGAGTGAGCAATACGGAGGAGCAGACGGCGAGCTCGCCGCTGCACTACGCTATATGAATCAAAGATACACGATTCCAGATAAAGTTATTGGCGTGTTGAACGATATTTCGACTGAGGAATTCGCTCACCTTGAGATGATTGCCACGATGATCTACAAGCTGACAAAGGATGCTTCGGTATGTGAATTAGAGGAAGCGGGATTAGGGCCACATTTTGTAGCGCATGATCATGCCCTGTTCTACACGGATGCTAGCGGTGTTCCATTCACTGCAGCCTATATTCAAGCTAAGGGAGACCCTTTGGCAGACCTTTATGAAGACATTGCGGCTGAGGAAAAAGCCCGGGCTACATACCAGTGGCTGATTGACATGACGGATGACGTGGACCTGCAGGATAGCCTCAAGTTCCTGCGGGAGCGGGAGATAGTGCATGCTCTACGGTTTAAGGAAGCGGTGCAGATTATTATTGATGATCGGAATCAGAAGCGGGTGTTCTAA
- a CDS encoding potassium channel family protein, with translation MLSFLLTLKRLFSGLWKALKRKNFQVLFLLVLMTLLSGTIFYVKQEGLSVLDAIYFCVATLSTLGHPTFVPQTALGKIFTIVYIIAGTGLFLGMMGYIAYELIKQTDKDNN, from the coding sequence ATGTTATCATTTTTACTAACTTTAAAACGTTTATTCTCGGGCTTATGGAAAGCGCTAAAACGTAAAAATTTCCAAGTATTATTCTTATTAGTTTTGATGACGCTGTTGTCTGGAACCATTTTTTATGTCAAACAGGAAGGTTTGTCTGTCCTGGATGCTATTTATTTCTGTGTTGCAACGCTTAGTACATTAGGTCATCCAACATTTGTTCCCCAGACAGCACTCGGAAAAATATTTACGATCGTTTACATTATTGCAGGCACAGGGTTGTTCTTGGGAATGATGGGGTATATCGCTTATGAACTGATCAAACAAACCGATAAAGATAACAATTAA